In the genome of Zobellia nedashkovskayae, the window TTCTAAAAGGCCTTTCTTGCACGCCATTTCATTTACGTCATCTATGGTCTCATCAGTAGAAACATATTTGTCATAATAGAAAGCACGAACACCCCATAAAAGGTTTAATTGTGTAAGTATACGTTTGTTTGAAGTGAACACTAAAATATGTGCACTTGGTCTCCATGCAGAAATCTGAAATGCTGTATACCCACTATTGGTTAATGTAGATATTGCTTTTGCTTTAATCTCATTGGCCATAATGGCAGCATGGTAACAAATAGATTTTGTAATGTATCTTTTTGTGCGAATGTGTGGTGGATCATGAGGAACCTTAATAAGTTCAGAATTTTCTACACTTTGTAGAATACTGGCCATTTTTTCAATAACCTGAACAGGATAGTTTCCTACAGATGTTTCACCAGATAACATAACGGCATCAGCACCATCCATTACAGAGTTGGCAACATCATTTACCTCTGCACGTGTTGGTGTAAGGCTAGTAATCATCGTTTCCATCATTTGGGTAGCGATTATTACTGGTATACGAGCTTTCTTAGCTCTAAGAACTAATTGTTTTTGAATTAAAGGAACTTCCTGGGCTGGGACTTCAACACCTAAATCGCCACGGGCAACCATTAATCCGTCACAATACGCAACAATCTTATCTATATTTTCAACAGCTTCCGGCTTCTCAATTTTAGCGATAATCGGAATTTTTTCGTCTGCATGTTCCTTAATTATAGCTTGTAGATCAATAAGATCTTGACTAAAACGGACAAATGAAAGTGCTATCCAATCCACCTTAAGTGAAATGGCAAAAATGGCATCTTTAACATCTTTTTCTGTCAAGGCAGGCAAAGAAATATTTGTATTGGGTAGATTAACGCCTTTTTTAGAGCGTAACGGACCACCTTGTATTACTTTAGTTTTTACTTCAGATTTACCATCTGTAGTAACAACTTCAAACATTAGCTTTCCATCATCAAGTAAGATGCGCTCACCAGGCTTAACATCTTGAGGAAAGGCGGCATAGTTCATATATACCCTTTCGGCGGTACCTTCAAAAGGCTCACCGGTTACAAACGTAATTTCATCACCAGGAGCAACTACAACTTCGCTTGCCATAACACCTACCCTTAACTTAGGTCCTTGTAAATCTCCAAG includes:
- the pyk gene encoding pyruvate kinase, producing MPINKKTKIVATLGPATSKKEVLRDMMEAGVDVFRINFSHADYEDVTERVKMIRELNEETGRNTSILGDLQGPKLRVGVMASEVVVAPGDEITFVTGEPFEGTAERVYMNYAAFPQDVKPGERILLDDGKLMFEVVTTDGKSEVKTKVIQGGPLRSKKGVNLPNTNISLPALTEKDVKDAIFAISLKVDWIALSFVRFSQDLIDLQAIIKEHADEKIPIIAKIEKPEAVENIDKIVAYCDGLMVARGDLGVEVPAQEVPLIQKQLVLRAKKARIPVIIATQMMETMITSLTPTRAEVNDVANSVMDGADAVMLSGETSVGNYPVQVIEKMASILQSVENSELIKVPHDPPHIRTKRYITKSICYHAAIMANEIKAKAISTLTNSGYTAFQISAWRPSAHILVFTSNKRILTQLNLLWGVRAFYYDKYVSTDETIDDVNEMACKKGLLETGDMLISLAAMPMKDKGMVNTLRVTEI